One genomic region from Syngnathus typhle isolate RoL2023-S1 ecotype Sweden linkage group LG17, RoL_Styp_1.0, whole genome shotgun sequence encodes:
- the zgc:65811 gene encoding CD81 antigen isoform X1 — protein sequence MALDGCGLVCKYILIFFNVIFALLGFVLLGLGLWLRFSNNTRPIFDIDGSSTFVCGVIILIVLGTVMLLLVTIGDYGACSENRCALQLSSVLLSILAIALVCVGVVAYAQRQEVGMRVAEFYTSIYTLFAATGDAGLGVTLLFVHEMLHCCGVTGITMLELVKETCPRPQGFFEHIAMSTCPGVITDFFTSSAPMVMAIFIGTGALLFIALICSIILKAKLNESSSPSPQYIVLTNASPSLPNLSQFASDQDPIVFPPLTLANTTVVQT from the exons ATGGCTTTGGACGGATGCGGCCTTGTTTGCAAATATATCCTCATTTTCTTCAACGTGATTTTTGCG CTCTTGGGCTTTGTCTTGTTGGGCCTGGGCCTGTGGCTGAGGTTCAGTAACAACACCAGGCCAATATTCGATATAGATGGCTCCAGCACATTTGTTTGTG gtgtGATAATACTGATCGTGCTTGGCACAGTCATGCTGCTCTTGGTGACGATTGGAGACTACGGGGCCTGCAGTGAGAATAGATGTGCTCTCCAATTG TCCTCTGTTCTCTTGTCCATCCTGGCGATTGCATTGGTTTGTGTCGGAGTGGTTGCTTACGCCCAGAGGCAAGAG GTTGGGATGAGGGTTGCGGAGTTCTACACTAGCATCTACACTCTGTTTGCAGCCACTGGAGACGCCGGCCTCGGTGTCACATTACTCTTCGTTCATGAGATG CTCCATTGCTGCGGTGTGACAGGCATCACCATGTTGGAGCTGGTAAAAGAGACTTGCCCTCGGCCTCAAGGGTTCTTCGAGCACATCGCCATGTCT ACATGTCCTGGGGTTATCACCGATTTCTTCACCAGTAGTGCTCCAATGGTGATGGCTATCTTCATTGGAACAGGAGCCCTTTTg TTCATTGCTCTGATATGCAGCATCATCCTCAAAGCCAAGCTGAATGAGTCGAGCTCTCCATCTCCTCAGTACATCGTCTTGACCAACGCGTCTCCATCCCTGCCTAACTTGTCCCAATTTGCCTCTGACCAAGACCCAATCGTTTTCCCTCCTCTCACATTGGCCAACACTACTGTGGTCCAGACTTAG
- the zgc:65811 gene encoding CD81 antigen isoform X2, with product MALDGCGLVCKYILIFFNVIFALLGFVLLGLGLWLRFSNNTRPIFDIDGSSTFVCGVIILIVLGTVMLLLVTIGDYGACSENRCALQLSSVLLSILAIALVCVGVVAYAQRQEVGMRVAEFYTSIYTLFAATGDAGLGVTLLFVHEMLHCCGVTGITMLELVKETCPRPQGFFEHIAMSTCPGVITDFFTSSAPMVMAIFIGTGALLIITLVCSIILLKQIKRNLLGYAVRYSAVH from the exons ATGGCTTTGGACGGATGCGGCCTTGTTTGCAAATATATCCTCATTTTCTTCAACGTGATTTTTGCG CTCTTGGGCTTTGTCTTGTTGGGCCTGGGCCTGTGGCTGAGGTTCAGTAACAACACCAGGCCAATATTCGATATAGATGGCTCCAGCACATTTGTTTGTG gtgtGATAATACTGATCGTGCTTGGCACAGTCATGCTGCTCTTGGTGACGATTGGAGACTACGGGGCCTGCAGTGAGAATAGATGTGCTCTCCAATTG TCCTCTGTTCTCTTGTCCATCCTGGCGATTGCATTGGTTTGTGTCGGAGTGGTTGCTTACGCCCAGAGGCAAGAG GTTGGGATGAGGGTTGCGGAGTTCTACACTAGCATCTACACTCTGTTTGCAGCCACTGGAGACGCCGGCCTCGGTGTCACATTACTCTTCGTTCATGAGATG CTCCATTGCTGCGGTGTGACAGGCATCACCATGTTGGAGCTGGTAAAAGAGACTTGCCCTCGGCCTCAAGGGTTCTTCGAGCACATCGCCATGTCT ACATGTCCTGGGGTTATCACCGATTTCTTCACCAGTAGTGCTCCAATGGTGATGGCTATCTTCATTGGAACAGGAGCCCTTTTg ATCATTACTCTGGTGTGCTCCATTATCCTCTTGAAACAGATCAAGAGAAACCTGCTGGGCTACGCTGTCCGCTACTCTGCTGTTCATTAA
- the LOC133170356 gene encoding uncharacterized protein LOC133170356: MHLKPKLYSPIAALFISTILTLGLPHAFCKPTSYYSHPNLNLTPPIDEDNGVTTKSLKNNFSQEDARRQLPSGRQVEFATSTAVADNANKNGPTRSRNSSETGREEIGVPDDCTSGQIQHVVYGKFFIPGQLKANIPRHHVDRQSHSDVTGKSKVKMPGQRLSGSEVIWRKLQPEVDCGDGAMTLTVRRRRAFHLLLDRGNESSLSLSHLPPQCGYSVETTWTELSLIVQYNACHVTQQGGSYMLPLQWRGTPVKMSCPLSAGKPPNMSPSSVCCSPRGMNVNLPAAQDVKVNVRGEWTPVLLLAQQCGYTLDRRDTEILIAAPFITCGITVEDGKHTLHLQIDEGTFILTCPIFPEETGKSLGWPPPFYLAPPYYPHPTYRRRIPGATPPATSPAVKSSPPEPITTPTSSGSTNAEISHLQGVSEQPVTAGSPVQDATSQPPSNHHPEIPQSNPTKDSDPSLSQKYSNIFAEFFRQNQQSEAEAASSQSLQYNPYYYYSPFPYIPAHASDPSFGEPDKNGKFDDLLESDGPPMASYFEESSFPIFPSNPYDYYQTYPVAPPPNKPVDPLSQHPSQRSEFQQTEMDDVQEVNAHPNHLVFLGQLVHPYEVLERGDYEEDKLDEIIDSGLGPQFFLLKPNSLELPTSMCPAHCG, encoded by the exons ATGCATTTGAAACCCAAACTATATTCTCCCATCGCTGCCCTCTTTATTTCCACCATCTTAACCTTAGGTCTACCCCATGCATTTTGCAAACCTACCTCTTATTACTCTCACCCCAATTTAAATCTGACACCTCCAATCGACGAGGATAACGGCGTGACGACaaaaagcctcaaaaataatttcaGTCAAGAAGACGCTCGGCGGCAATTACCTTCGGGAAGGCAAGTAGAATTTGCTACATCTACAGCAGTAGCGGACAACGCTAACAAAAATGGCCCAACAAGGAGTCGAAATTCTTCTGAAACGGGAAGGGAGGAGATTGGTGTTCCTGACGACTGCACCTCGGGTCAAATCCAGCACGTGGTCTATGGGAAGTTCTTCATCCCCGGTCAACTTAAAGCAAACATTCCTCGACATCATGTGGACCGTCAGTCTCATTCAGATGTTACAG GAAAGAGTAAAGTGAAGATGCCAGGTCAGCGGCTAAGTGGCTCCGAGGTGATCTGGCGGAAGCTTCAGCCTGAGGTGGATTGTGGAGACGGCGCCATGACTTTAACTGTCAGGAGGAGACGAGCGTTCCATCTCCTGCTTGACCGAG gGAATGAATCATCTCTTAGCCTCTCCCATCTGCCACCTCAATGTGGCTACTCTGTGGAGACCACGTGGACAGAGCTCAGCTTGATAGTGCAATACAATGCCTGTCATGTCACACAGCag GGGGGCAGTTATATGTTGCCTCTGCAATGGAGGGGGACTCCGGTCAAGATGTCATGTCCTCTCTCTGCCGGCAAGCCTCCCAACATGAGCCCTTCATCGGTCTGTTGTTCCCCTCGTGGGATGAATGTCAATCTTCCCGCCGCACAAGATGTAAAGGTCAACG TTCGTGGAGAATGGACTCCGGTGTTATTGCTGGCTCAGCAGTGTGGTTACACTTTGGACAGACGAGATACAGAAATATTAATAGCTGCTCCGTTCATAACATGCGGTATCACGGTAGAG gATGGGAAACACACACTTCATCTTCAGATTGACGAGGGTACATTTATTTTGACCTGCCCTATCTTTCCTGAAGAGACTGGAAAGTCTCTCGGATGGCCTCCACCTTTTTACCTGGCACCTCCTTACTACCCTCACCCAACTTATCGGCGCAGGATTCCCGGCGCTACCCCCCCAGCGACATCTCCTGCTGTCAAATCGTCACCTCCTGAACCCATCACTACTCCAACCTCATCTGGATCAACAAATGCTGAAATTTCTCATTTGCAAGGAGTGTCCGAACAGCCCGTTACTGCTGGCTCCCCGGTTCAAGATGCCACTTCCCAACCTCCAAGCAACCATCACCCCGAAATCCCTCAATCTAACCCCACTAAAGATTCTGATCCGAGCCTGTCGCAAAAATACTCCAACATATTTGCAGAGTTTTTCCGCCAAAATCAACAATCTGAAGCTGAGGCGGCATCATCTCAATCCCTACAATATAATCCATATTACTATTATTCCCCTTTTCCATATATTCCAGCCCATGCCTCGGATCCCTCTTTTGGGGAGCCAGATAAAAATGGGAAATTTGATGACCTTCTAGAATCAGACGGTCCTCCTATGGCTTCTTATTTTGAGGAATCTTCCTTTCCTATATTCCCTTCCAACCCTTATGACTACTATCAAACATATCCTGTGGCTCCGCCCCCTAACAAACCTGTTGACCCACTTTCTCAGCACCCATCTCAACGTTCTGAATTCCAACAAACAGAGATGGATGATGTTCAAGAGGTCAATGCTCATCCTAACCATCTCGTTTTTTTGGGTCAGTTAGTACATCCATATGAAGTTTTGGAGCGTGGTGACTATGAAGAGGACAAGCTTGATGAAATAATCG ACTCTGGATTAGGACCTCAATTTTTCCTTTTGAAACCTAACTCTTTGGAGCTCCCAACCTCAATGTGTCCTGCTCACTGCGGATGA
- the LOC133170359 gene encoding epithelial membrane protein 2-like isoform X1, with translation MFVLCQAESENTVRDRQTAIKHFSVLVSRSTAIMLILLAAIFVLHIIAIILLLVATIDNAWWVTETVSTDVWFRWVLVNGEWNATDLPTGSHYPQDYLQAVQATSVLACIFSILGIFVFVAQLFTLNKGQRFTISGVFQGLACLCIMIAASIYTDRFHLDESIGSYGHSYILAWIAFALTFISTIIYFVLRKKTA, from the exons ATGTTTGTACTTTGCCAGGCTGAGTCTGAAAATACTGTtcgtgacagacagacagccatCAAACA CTTCTCGGTCCTTGTCTCACGCAGCACCGCCATCATGCTGATTCTCCTCGCTGCCATCTTTGTCCTGCATATCATTGCCATTATTCTACTCCTGGTGGCAACCATCGATAAT GCTTGGTGGGTGACTGAAACCGTATCCACTGATGTGTGGTTCCGGTGGGTATTAGTGAATGGAGAATGGAACGCCACCGACCTTCCAACAGGCTCACACTACCCACAGG ACTACCTCCAGGCAGTGCAAGCTACCTCAGTGCTAGCCTGTATATTCTCCATCCTGGGAATCTTCGTCTTTGTAGCTCAGCTCTTCACTTTGAACAAAGGACAGAGGTTCACCATCTCTGGCGTTTTCCAAGGCCTAGCCT GTCTCTGCATCATGATCGCCGCCTCCATCTACACAGATCGTTTCCATCTGGACGAGAGTATCGGTTCTTACGGTCACAGCTATATCCTAGCATGGATCGCCTTTGCGCTCACGTTTATCTCCACCATCATTTATTTTGTGCTACGCAAGAAGACAGCATGA
- the LOC133170359 gene encoding epithelial membrane protein 2-like isoform X2, which produces MFVLCQAESENTVRDRQTAIKHTAIMLILLAAIFVLHIIAIILLLVATIDNAWWVTETVSTDVWFRWVLVNGEWNATDLPTGSHYPQDYLQAVQATSVLACIFSILGIFVFVAQLFTLNKGQRFTISGVFQGLACLCIMIAASIYTDRFHLDESIGSYGHSYILAWIAFALTFISTIIYFVLRKKTA; this is translated from the exons ATGTTTGTACTTTGCCAGGCTGAGTCTGAAAATACTGTtcgtgacagacagacagccatCAAACA CACCGCCATCATGCTGATTCTCCTCGCTGCCATCTTTGTCCTGCATATCATTGCCATTATTCTACTCCTGGTGGCAACCATCGATAAT GCTTGGTGGGTGACTGAAACCGTATCCACTGATGTGTGGTTCCGGTGGGTATTAGTGAATGGAGAATGGAACGCCACCGACCTTCCAACAGGCTCACACTACCCACAGG ACTACCTCCAGGCAGTGCAAGCTACCTCAGTGCTAGCCTGTATATTCTCCATCCTGGGAATCTTCGTCTTTGTAGCTCAGCTCTTCACTTTGAACAAAGGACAGAGGTTCACCATCTCTGGCGTTTTCCAAGGCCTAGCCT GTCTCTGCATCATGATCGCCGCCTCCATCTACACAGATCGTTTCCATCTGGACGAGAGTATCGGTTCTTACGGTCACAGCTATATCCTAGCATGGATCGCCTTTGCGCTCACGTTTATCTCCACCATCATTTATTTTGTGCTACGCAAGAAGACAGCATGA
- the LOC133170360 gene encoding germ cell-specific gene 1-like protein translates to MMAFLQQMRSPELSFIQTVVSLFLAAMAITSSNWCVGKQKVPKPLCSPIKHSKCIPVPGVSNSSSIQFSWETGDDRFVFPVFHTGLFVMCEENIYTDAWEEKCRGFYTLTPGSEKVMMWLSLSLELMYVALLFISCILLFVQLCIRACCPSTQRWGQLLNAFAAVFTVLGGLLGMVGHMMFMQVFQTTVSMGPEDFKPHSYGYSWAFYVAWFAFTVCMSAGVSTLNNYTKNVLMVGARLNSSLNPFNFVGLLPPAPYFSIPNSGMGHAFHQSNAPISHLSPYYDQPPTKSPPPGKPSLCVPLTHSVSFPPPSSHLASPLHRSSLASPSHLPRSSPAGHRQENIVPLYTPQEYYGPL, encoded by the exons ATGATGGCTTTCCTTCAGCAAATGCGTTCCCCCGAGCTCTCCTTCATCCAGACTGTCGTCTCTCTCTTCCTGGCTGCCATGGCGATCACGTCCTCCAACTGGTGTGTGGGTAAACAGAAGGTACCCAAACCTCTGTGTTCACCCATCAAGCATAGCAAATGCATCCCAGTTCCCGGTGTGTCCAACTCGTCCAGCATCCAGTTCTCCTGGGAGACGGGAGACGACCGCTTCGTCTTCCCCGTCTTTCACACAGGTCTGTTTGTCATGTGCGAGGAGAACATCTACACGGACGCGTGGG AGGAGAAATGTCGAGGGTTCTACACTTTGACTCCGGGATCTGAAAAAG TCATGATGTGGCTGTCGTTGTCCTTGGAGCTGATGTACGTGGCTCTGCTGTTCATCAGCTGCATCCTGCTGTTCGTGCAGTTGTGCATCAGGGCCTGTTGCCCGTCCACTCAACGCTGGGGCCAACTGCTTAACGCCTTTGCTGCTGTCTTCACAGTTTTGGGAG GTTTGCTCGGAATGGTGGGTCACATGATGTTCATGCAGGTGTTTCAGACCACAGTGTCCATGGGTCCAGAAGACTTCAAGCCTCACAGTTACGGCTATTCTTGGGCATTTTA TGTGGCCTGGTTCGCCTTCACTGTCTGCATGTCAGCTGGCGTGTCCACCCTCAACAACTACACCAAAAATGTCCTGATGGTGGGAGCCCGACTTAACTCCAGCCTCAACCCTTTCAACTTTGTGGGACTCCTGCCCCCGGCACCTTATTTCTCCATACCCAACTCTGGCATGGGCCATGCTTTCCACCAATCCAATGCGCCAATCTCTCATTTGTCCCCCTACTACGATCAACCACCAACCAAGTCACCGCCGCCCGGTAAGCCGTCCCTTTGTGTTCCTCTAACTCACTCTGTGTCCTTTCCTCCTCCGTCTTCTCACCTTGCGTCTCCTTTGCATCGCTCGTCCCTCGCATCTCCATCTCACTTACCTAGATCATCTCCTGCTGGCCATAGACAGGAGAACATAGTTCCCCTTTACACACCTCAGGAATACTATGGCCCTCTTTGA